From a single Okeanomitos corallinicola TIOX110 genomic region:
- the ruvC gene encoding crossover junction endodeoxyribonuclease RuvC, with protein sequence MEKRILGLDPGLATVGFGVITWSQNPAKSSETIIKPIDFGVIRTSADMEMSQRLSTLFDDLHTLMDEFKPDLVAIEKLFFYRMANTIVVAQARGVLMLVLGQCKLPYVEFAPPQIKQALTSYGKADKLEVQEAVMRELDLDEIPKPDDAADGLAVALTAAFQL encoded by the coding sequence ATGGAAAAGCGAATTTTAGGATTAGACCCAGGATTAGCTACTGTGGGATTTGGTGTAATTACATGGTCACAAAATCCAGCTAAGTCTTCAGAGACAATCATCAAGCCTATAGATTTTGGGGTGATTCGTACTTCTGCTGATATGGAAATGAGTCAACGTTTATCTACTTTGTTTGATGATTTACATACGTTAATGGATGAGTTTAAACCAGATTTAGTAGCGATTGAAAAGTTATTCTTTTATCGGATGGCAAATACTATTGTTGTGGCACAGGCTAGGGGTGTTTTGATGTTAGTCTTAGGACAGTGCAAACTCCCCTATGTAGAATTTGCTCCTCCTCAAATTAAACAAGCTTTAACAAGTTATGGGAAGGCGGATAAATTAGAAGTTCAGGAAGCAGTCATGCGGGAGTTGGATTTAGATGAAATTCCTAAGCCTGATGATGCGGCGGATGGGTTGGCCGTGGCTTTAACTGCTGCGTTTCAGTTGTAA
- a CDS encoding bifunctional serine/threonine-protein kinase/formylglycine-generating enzyme family protein, with amino-acid sequence MQICQNPNCSNPFNPDYSKFCIVCGHDKFGETLRNRYRVLRLIGEGGFSKTYAAEDVDRLNAPCVIKQFFPQVQGTGQRAKAAEFFKEEAFRLYELGENHSQIPRLLAYFEQGSSLYLVQEFIIGKTLRQEVQEQAYNEAEIHQLLLDLLPVLEFVHQKNVIHRDIKPENIIRRYADKKPVLIDFGGAKQVTHTSIARQATAIYTLGYAPTEQMAGFACHGSDLYALGVTCVRLLTQDLPLQDTYGLKDPLYDPMNAQWLWKERLTTKGIEISDKLKIILDKLLQHFPGDRYQTATEVLNDLKSDFPGEISPPVTLKITPIIETPPAEKLEKIIVPNLPLETFDFDVLNLDRAGRQVNRDRASNQLFREELNKYLSLEMVSIPGGTFIMGSPESEGNADEHPQHQVNIAPFFMGKYPITQAQWKAVALLPKVTQSLELSPAKFKGASLPIENVSWYEAVEFCLRLSMKTGRNYRLPSEAEWEYACRAGTTTAFHFGEKITEDLINCSGGDFYVVPPRSSFRKEITKVGSFKVANNFGLYDMHGLVWEWCADPWHNNYYGAPTDGNIWDDDGDIYRRVLRGGAWNFNAELCRSASRSWNEAEGGLRMSGFRVVFSVDG; translated from the coding sequence ATGCAAATTTGCCAAAATCCCAATTGTTCTAATCCATTCAACCCTGACTACAGTAAATTTTGCATCGTTTGTGGACATGATAAATTTGGTGAAACTCTCAGAAACCGTTACCGTGTTTTGCGGTTAATAGGTGAAGGAGGATTTAGCAAAACCTACGCCGCAGAAGATGTAGATAGACTCAACGCACCTTGCGTAATTAAACAGTTTTTCCCCCAAGTTCAGGGAACAGGACAACGTGCAAAAGCAGCAGAATTTTTCAAAGAAGAAGCGTTTAGATTATATGAACTTGGTGAAAATCACTCACAAATTCCCCGCTTATTAGCTTATTTTGAACAAGGTTCAAGTTTGTATTTAGTTCAAGAATTTATTATTGGTAAAACTCTCCGCCAAGAAGTTCAAGAACAGGCCTATAATGAGGCAGAAATTCATCAACTTTTACTAGACTTATTACCAGTTCTAGAATTTGTACATCAGAAAAACGTCATTCATCGAGATATCAAACCAGAAAATATTATCCGTCGTTATGCAGATAAAAAACCTGTATTAATTGACTTTGGGGGTGCAAAACAAGTTACCCATACAAGTATAGCAAGACAAGCAACAGCAATTTATACTTTAGGTTATGCACCTACAGAACAAATGGCAGGTTTTGCTTGTCATGGGAGTGACTTATATGCTTTAGGTGTAACTTGTGTGCGGTTATTAACTCAAGACTTACCGCTACAAGATACCTATGGACTAAAAGATCCACTTTATGATCCCATGAATGCACAATGGTTATGGAAAGAAAGATTAACCACTAAAGGAATTGAAATTAGTGATAAATTAAAGATAATTTTAGATAAATTACTACAACATTTCCCCGGTGATAGATATCAGACAGCGACGGAAGTTTTAAATGATTTAAAAAGTGATTTTCCAGGAGAAATATCACCACCAGTAACTTTGAAAATTACTCCTATCATTGAAACACCACCAGCAGAAAAACTAGAAAAAATTATTGTTCCTAACTTACCATTAGAAACTTTTGATTTTGATGTTCTCAACTTAGACAGAGCAGGGAGACAGGTTAACCGTGATAGAGCTAGTAACCAATTATTTCGAGAAGAATTAAATAAATATCTCAGTTTAGAAATGGTATCAATTCCTGGGGGAACTTTTATCATGGGTTCTCCAGAAAGTGAGGGTAATGCTGATGAACATCCTCAACACCAAGTTAATATTGCACCGTTTTTCATGGGGAAATATCCCATTACTCAAGCACAATGGAAAGCAGTCGCATTATTACCAAAAGTTACTCAATCTTTAGAATTAAGTCCGGCAAAATTTAAAGGTGCAAGTTTACCCATAGAAAATGTGTCTTGGTATGAAGCGGTAGAATTTTGTTTACGGTTATCAATGAAAACTGGGAGAAATTATCGTTTACCCAGTGAAGCAGAATGGGAATATGCTTGTCGTGCAGGAACTACTACAGCTTTTCATTTTGGGGAAAAAATAACTGAAGATTTAATTAATTGTAGTGGTGGTGATTTTTATGTTGTTCCACCTAGAAGTAGTTTCCGTAAAGAAATCACAAAAGTAGGGAGTTTTAAAGTAGCGAATAATTTTGGGTTGTATGATATGCACGGATTAGTTTGGGAATGGTGCGCTGACCCCTGGCATAATAATTATTATGGCGCTCCGACTGACGGAAATATTTGGGATGATGATGGTGATATTTATCGTCGAGTTTTGCGTGGTGGTGCTTGGAATTTCAATGCGGAACTTTGTCGCAGTGCTAGTCGCAGTTGGAATGAAGCAGAAGGTGGGTTAAGGATGTCTGGGTTTCGGGTGGTGTTTTCTGTGGATGGTTGA